The following nucleotide sequence is from Schistosoma mansoni, WGS project CABG00000000 data, supercontig 0919, strain Puerto Rico, whole genome shotgun sequence.
ACCCAATTGcctcacgagacaagccctcacatggaatcctgacggccaaaggagaagaggaagaccacgGAACACCATGCCGTCCGAACACAGGTATTTGCCATGAAATTCATATCCAGAGCCACCACGTGATACAGaaacatattttcattattggttttgtatgtcccatcaaaaccaacaacatctaaAAACCTGTTGCACAGATTAATCTGGTCTGCTGTAGCGAAGAAGAAGTACAACAGACTATGATCTGCATCCAGTTGATAATCACAACGGCCACCAAGTGACGTTATGTGATTTTTCAATTTACCGTAATCACCTAcagttaatagtataaatatgcacattgcttaccaggaaggttgacctgtgagaacactttgtgacgcatattgaaaacatcttgagcATTAAGACGTTTCCCATAGGATTGGTACGCGTAGTGTAtaacattgaatgctgatgttccagatatcaACAGTGGCTTCACTGTTTCCGATTCCGCCGCCATTAATCGGCGCATCCATGTGTTGcagtcgtacctcagggaattgcactcgtgattgtgatgcacattcctACGATCAGcagtccaataaccttcaatAAACTTACAAGAGATGAAGTGCGGACATTGAGTGTGGATGAAAGTACTTCATGAAAAATATAATAACATTAATCGACTTACCACTTCGTCTAGTTGGCTGTGACGAACTGCACTAGGTAACAAAAGCTTTATAGGGATTGTGATCGGAGTTTGTTATATCAATAAAGTCAGAAAAACTAAATGGACAACAATGTAGACAGAGATACTTACACCTATGGATTATGTGATGTGCATCAATGGAACACACTTTGCTTTCAAAATGGTAAATTTCTATACTTGTGTTTAACAATAGTTTTTCATCTAGCTCCCAACGAAGTCCATATGCTCAATATCTTCCAGAGACTCATGCGGATCGTTCAGAAGCTGATTTTGAACTTCATGCCTAGTCACATCATTATAAATGTTTCCTATTATGATATTTGTAAATGCAAATAAATTATTCGTATTCAGTTTACTGTGTTTTGTCTTCCAATGGAGCTAATATTACGTATAGTTATCAGtggtttaaaaaaaattgtataaGTAGTTTAGTTAAACGATTTGACAACTCGTGTCATAGTAAGGAAAGGAACTTGAGGGTTTATGTGGTTAACGGTTTAAAGATGTATATTGCTCAACATTTAATATGAATGGCTTTTTAATGTCATATACATTCGTTGATTGCTGTGGTT
It contains:
- a CDS encoding XP_018644792.1, which gives rise to MRRLMAAESETVKPLLISGTSAFNVIHYAYQSYGKRLNAQDVFNMRHKVFSQVNLPGKQCAYLYY